A genomic segment from Cryptococcus tetragattii IND107 chromosome 9, whole genome shotgun sequence encodes:
- a CDS encoding 60S ribosomal protein uL14, with protein MSLGLPVGAVMNCADNSGAKNLYVISVIGFGARLNRLPAAAAGDMVMASVKKGKPELRKKVMPAIICRQRKPWRRRDGIFLYFEDNAGVIVNAKGEMKGSAINGPVAKECADLWPRIASNAGTVV; from the exons ATGTCCCTCGGTCTCCCCGTCGGTGCCGTCATGAACTGCGCTGACAACTCTGGTGCCAAGA ACCTCTACGTTATCTCCGTTATTGGTTTCGGTGCCCGACTTAACCGACTTcctgctgccgctgccgGTGACATGGTCATGGCTTCCGTCAAGAAGGGTAAGCCTGAGCTTCGTAAGAAGG TCATGCCTGCTATTATCTGCCGACAGAGGAAGCcctggaggagaagggacgGTATCTTCCTCTACTTTGAGGACAACGCCGGTGTCATTGTCAACGCGAAGGGTGAGATGAAGGGTTCTGCCATCAACGGACC TGTCGCTAAGGAGTGTGCCGACCTCTGGCCCCGTATCGCCTCCAACGCCGGTACCGTCGTCTAA